In Rhodoferax koreense, a genomic segment contains:
- a CDS encoding IlvD/Edd family dehydratase encodes MNDQPPKLRSAAWFGTADKNGFMYRSWMKNQGLPDHLFDGRPVIGICNTWSELTPCNAHFRKIAEHVKRGIFEAGGFPVEFPVFSNGESNLRPTAMLTRNLASMDVEEAIRGNPIDGVVLLTGCDKTTPALLMGAASCNVPAIVVTGGPMLNGKLEGKDIGSGTAVWRLHESLKAGEIDEHQFFAAEAGMSRSAGTCNTMGTASTMACMAEALGTSLPHNAAIPAVDARRYVLAHMSGKRAVEMVREGLTLSKILTREAFENAIRVNAAIGGSTNAVIHLKAIAGRIGVPLELEDWTRIGRGTPTLVDLQPSGRFLMEEFYYAGGLPAVLRRLGENGLLPHPGALTANGRSLWDNVREAPQYNDEVIRPLDKPLVADGGMCILRGNLAPRGAVLKPSAATPELLQHRGRAVVFENLEHYKERIVDENLDIDASCVMVMKNCGPKGYPGMAEVGNMGLPPKLLRQGIKDMVRISDARMSGTAYGTVVLHVAPEAAAGGPLAAVRDGDFIELDCAGGRLHLDISDAELAARLAELAAQPKGMPGGYQRLYVDHVLQADEGCDFDFLVGCRGAGVPRHSH; translated from the coding sequence CGGCCGGCCGGTGATCGGCATCTGCAACACCTGGAGCGAGCTCACGCCGTGCAACGCCCACTTCCGCAAGATCGCCGAACACGTGAAGCGCGGCATCTTTGAAGCGGGCGGCTTTCCGGTCGAGTTCCCGGTGTTTTCCAACGGCGAATCCAACCTGCGGCCCACGGCCATGCTCACGCGCAACCTGGCCAGCATGGACGTGGAAGAAGCCATTCGCGGCAACCCGATCGACGGCGTGGTGCTGCTCACCGGCTGCGACAAGACCACGCCCGCGCTGCTGATGGGCGCGGCCAGCTGCAACGTGCCGGCCATCGTGGTCACGGGCGGGCCGATGCTCAACGGCAAGCTCGAGGGCAAGGACATTGGCTCGGGCACGGCGGTGTGGCGCCTGCACGAATCTTTGAAGGCCGGTGAGATCGACGAACACCAGTTCTTCGCGGCCGAAGCCGGCATGTCGCGTTCGGCCGGTACCTGCAACACCATGGGCACGGCCTCCACCATGGCCTGCATGGCCGAGGCGCTGGGGACCTCGCTGCCGCACAACGCCGCGATTCCCGCCGTGGACGCGCGGCGCTACGTGCTGGCCCACATGTCTGGCAAACGCGCGGTGGAGATGGTGCGCGAAGGGCTCACGTTGTCGAAGATCCTCACGCGCGAGGCTTTCGAAAACGCCATCCGCGTGAATGCCGCCATCGGCGGCTCGACCAATGCGGTGATCCACCTCAAGGCCATCGCCGGCCGCATCGGCGTGCCGCTGGAGTTGGAGGACTGGACCCGCATCGGGCGCGGCACACCGACCCTGGTCGACCTGCAGCCTTCGGGCCGGTTCCTCATGGAGGAGTTCTACTACGCCGGCGGCCTGCCCGCCGTGCTGCGCCGGCTTGGCGAAAACGGCCTGCTGCCACACCCGGGTGCGCTCACAGCCAACGGCCGCTCGCTGTGGGACAACGTGCGCGAAGCCCCGCAGTACAACGACGAGGTGATCCGCCCGCTCGACAAACCGCTCGTGGCCGACGGCGGCATGTGCATCCTGCGCGGCAACCTCGCGCCACGCGGCGCGGTGCTCAAGCCCTCGGCCGCCACGCCGGAACTGCTGCAGCACCGCGGCCGCGCCGTGGTGTTCGAAAACCTGGAGCATTACAAGGAACGCATCGTCGATGAAAACCTCGACATCGACGCCAGCTGCGTCATGGTGATGAAGAACTGCGGCCCCAAGGGCTACCCCGGCATGGCCGAGGTCGGCAACATGGGCCTGCCGCCCAAGCTGCTGCGCCAGGGGATCAAGGACATGGTGCGCATCTCGGACGCGCGCATGAGCGGCACGGCCTACGGCACGGTGGTGCTGCACGTGGCGCCCGAAGCGGCGGCCGGCGGCCCGCTGGCCGCCGTGCGCGACGGCGACTTCATCGAGCTCGACTGCGCGGGCGGCCGCCTGCACCTGGACATTTCCGATGCCGAACTCGCGGCGCGCCTGGCCGAACTGGCCGCACAGCCCAAAGGCATGCCCGGAGGCTACCAGCGCCTGTATGTGGACCACGTGCTGCAGGCCGATGAAGGCTGCGACTTCGACTTCCTGGTCGGCTGCCGCGGCGCGGGAGTGCCAAGGCACTCCCATTGA